The following proteins are encoded in a genomic region of Cryptomeria japonica chromosome 11, Sugi_1.0, whole genome shotgun sequence:
- the LOC131855762 gene encoding uncharacterized protein LOC131855762 — MFNENEIMNAQHRMNVLIYFCICNVLLQQPSHSYLPQVSQNNHTMSSSRPPIRKDPAWKYHEDFPGQRKGQTKCIFCKTIFHGGIYRLKYHIAGVRGHDADPCTKAVIEAVRDCYVMVEEIERKRKEKEDLTVIGRHAPLGTGTQLGCVGGPSSLPSYRPTHFATTHASGSASISASASASASAPSHVPSTGSGSGNVSIGPRIRKSRLDTFFAPRTTPGSQQSLESMGWNKEVHDAAKMAVGRFWIYGSIPFFTARSPYWQEMVDALTICGAGFKAPSEFDLSGPILTELVNDVKKELGDQRQIWSTKGCTIMTDGWTDRRNRTLLNFLVSSAGGTVFIKSIDASAHCKNATYLCEQIEEVINEVGEENVIQVVTDNAPNYVAAGRLLMERHPSIVWTPCAAHCIDLMLEDIGKLPWVKTCVEKARNVCKFVYNHSWVLALMRQYTEHKELARPGITRFATNFITLQSMLRCKMALRRMIVGEEWSSSSYAATPAGKDMADCIFDERGFWSPCDEIVKFVKPLVVLLRVADGEKPAMGYIYEGMDRAKEGIKSIYAGDESKYGPIWQIIDKRWHHQLHRPIHAAAYYLNPAFHFSPTFRADAEVLDGLYSVMDKMAPVGCTQTDLMRELQLFSNAQGETFSRPIAKESRTTMMPDNWWNFFGPTTPNLQKLAIRILSQPCSASGCERNWSMFEHIHSKRRNRLSVEKMNDLIFVHYNLRLRMRKNALADISPIILDEVDPEAEWAIETDPMAVFSDDDTDWIDQVDIEAEAVAMAEEEQRARAERGDSEADGDSDTDGDSDTDVPDVGEHGVVSRGAAMAAQSSMTYLRRLRRRAGPSSEPTSGPEGADSSAP, encoded by the exons atgttcaatGAGAATGAAATTATGAATGCACAACATAGAATGAATGTcttaatttatttttgcatttgtaatgttttattgcagcaaccttcacattcttatttgcctcaagtttcacaaaacAATCATACAATGTCCTCTTCTAGACctcccattagaaaggaccctgcttggaaatatcatgaggattttccagggcaaagaAAAGGGCAAACAAAGTGtatattttgcaaaacaatattccatggaggcatatatagattgaaataccatattgctggtgtgcgtgggcATGATGCCGACCCATGCACAAAAGCAGTCATTGAGGCCGTACGTGATTGCTATGTAatggttgaagaaattgaaaggaaaaggaaagaaaaagaggatctcacaGTCATTGGGAGACATGCACCTTTAGGAACAGGGACAcaattaggttgtgttggagggcctTCTTCCTTACCTTCATATCGTCCCACTCATTTTGCTACTACTCATGCTTCCGGTTCTGCTTCTATAAGTGCCAGTGCTAGTGCCAGTGCCTCTGCCCCTTCTCATGTTCCTAGCACTGGCAGTGGTAGTGGGaatgttagcattggacctaggattcgtaaatctaggttggataccttttttgcacctcgcactactcctgggtcccaacagtcacttgagagcatgggttggaacaaggaggtccatgatgctgctaaaatggcagttggcagatTTTGGATCTATGGCAGTATTCCATTCTTCACAGCCAG GTcaccttattggcaagaaatggttgatgcccttaccatttgtggggcggggttcaaagccccttctgagtTTGATTTGAGCGGACCCATTTTGACTgaattggtgaatgatgtgaagaaAGAATTGGGTGATCAACGCcaaatatggagcactaaaggttgcaccatcatgactgatggttggacagacaggagaaatagaactctccttaattttcttgtttcttccgcag ggggcaccgttttcatcaagtctattgatgcctccgcccattgcaagaatgccacctacctatgtgagcagatagaggaggtgattaatGAGGTGGGTGAAGAGAACGTGATACAGGTGGTGACTGACAATGcaccaaattatgttgctgcag gcagactattgatggagaggcacccatctatagtttggactccatgtgccgcccattgcattgacctcatgttagaGGATATTGGAAAACTTCCATGGGTCAAGACATGTGTAGAAAAGGcaagaaatgtgtgcaaatttgtatataatcattcatgggtgttggctcttatgagacaatacacagagcataaggagttagctcgtccaggaatcacaagatttgccacaaacttcatcacattgcagtccatgcttcgtTGTAAGatggccttgagacgtatgattgttggtgaggagtggtcttcctcatcctatgctgccaCCCCAGCAGGaaaagatatggcagactgcatttttgatgagcgaggcttttggagcccttgtgatgagatagtgaag tttgttaagcccttggtggttttgttgcgagttgcggatggagaaaagcccgcaatgggctacatatatgagggcatggatagggcgaaagagggcatcaaatctatctatgcaggagatgagagcaagtatggtcccatttggcagatcattgataagagatggcatcatcagcttcataggcccatccatgcagcagcctattatTTGAATCCGGCATTCCATTTTAGCCCTACTTTCAGGGCTGATGCGGAGGTCCTTGATGGGCTATACTCAGTCATGGACAAGATGGCACCTGTTGGTTGTACTCAGACAGATCTTATgcgagagctacagttgttctcaaatgcacaaggggagaccttttctcgtcctatcgccaaagaaagtaggacaactatgatgccag ataattggtggaacttttttggcccaacgacaccaaatcttcagaagttggccattcgcatcttgagccaaccatgcagtgcatctggttgtgagcgcaattggagtatgtttgagcacatacactccaagaggcgcaatagattatccgtggagaagatgaatgatcttatCTTTGTTCACTataacctccgcctgagaatgagaaagaatgcattagctgacatctctcctatcattctagatgaggttgatcctgaggCAGAGTGGGCCATTGAGACAGATCCTATggctgtctttagtgatgatgacactgattggatcgaccaggtagatatagaggctgaggctgtagccatggcagaggaggagcagagagcacgagcagagagaggagattcagaggcagatggtGATAGTGACACAGATGGTGacagtgacacagatgttcctgatgttggtgagcatggcgtgGTGTCACGAGGAGCGGCTATGGCTGCCCAATCATCtatgacctaccttagacgccttcgtaggCGGGCGGGGCCTTCATCGGAGCCGACgtcggggccggagggtgcagacTCCTCTGCGCCATAG